In Scatophagus argus isolate fScaArg1 chromosome 7, fScaArg1.pri, whole genome shotgun sequence, a genomic segment contains:
- the LOC124062089 gene encoding fibroleukin-like: MKRDCSDYLLSGDTNSGVYLVTPDLRSRSFPVFCDMELGGGGWTLLQRRQDGSVSFNRTWAEYRSGFGELDGGEFWLGNNLIHLLTRDRDMVLRVELEDFDGATEYAVYEQFRVASERMRYRLTVGGYSGTAGDALRFSKSYDHNNRQFTTPDRDHDRYPSGNCGAYYSSGWWFDACMAANLNGRYYVGKYKGVRDGIFWGTWHNISTEYYPTNDRQSFKSVRMMIRPKGFAP; this comes from the coding sequence ATGAAGAGAGACTGCTCCGACTACCTGCTCAGCGGGGACACAAACAGCGGTGTGTACCTGGTGACCCCTGACCTCCGCAGCAGAAGCTTCCCGGTCTTCTGTGACATGGAGctgggtggaggagggtggacGCTGCTGCAGCGCCGACAGGACGGCAGCGTGAGCTTCAACCGCACCTGGGCTGAGTACCGATCAGGCTTCGGGGAGCTGGACGGAGGGGAGTTTTGGTTGGGCAATAACCTGATCCACCTGCTAACCCGGGACAGGGACATGGTACTGCGGGTGGAGCTGGAGGACTTCGACGGGGCGACGGAGTACGCAGTGTACGAGCAGTTTAGGGTGGCAAGTGAACGGATGCGCTACAGGCTGACGGTGGGCGGGTACTCGGGTACCGCAGGTGATGCTCTGCGCTTCAGCAAAAGTTACGATCACAACAACAGACAGTTCACCACTCCTGACAGGGACCACGACCGCTACCCCTCCGGGAACTGCGGGGCCTACTACAGCTCCGGCTGGTGGTTTGATGCGTGCATGGCTGCAAACCTCAACGGGAGGTACTATGTAGGCAAGTACAAAGGAGTCCGGGATGGGATTTTCTGGGGGACATGGCATAACATATCTACAGAGTATTACCCCACAAATGACAGACAGTCTTTTAAATCTGTCAGGATGATGATCAGACCAAAGGGCTTCGCACCCTGA
- the fam185a gene encoding protein FAM185A, producing the protein MSWSSAGLRGCVGLLRCRSFTVSNRALTTPECPLYTSRFFTTSARSKCPAQEDVNQPLKQWALEVSPFLTVRARLACSISVRPLDPHAFPEADRAYITVHGTDTEQEVGLDHLHVHYDDQSKELLISAEKVNSSVSIDLTAPIKSNLFIATQGKGNVQVKKMECDICKVQTDEGNCFLHSVKSHQVEVKSHGGHITGAGTIHGNVDISTCRDSAVNVKKLQGTKMNVSTEGGPLKVKAIYAESSCVSSCSGRIELGHVHGTATVKNVSGDTVIDGSNSFLKISSHSGGIDVYVGDGGSAELHTREGAVSVRVPSLVKAGVELCGASVDISPEVVLHGEENNTTEGQTTVTGYINGESPVEQWVKARADRGSVTLKTQSWFESLKLGS; encoded by the exons ATGTCTTGGAGCTCCGCAGGTCTGAGGGGATGTGTCGGACTTCTCCGATGCCGGTCCTTCACAGTCAGCAACAGGGCATTGACAACCCCTGAGTGCCCTTTGTATACCTCACGGTTCTTCACCACGTCTGCTCGTTCCAAGTGTCCAGCACAAGAGGACGTAAATCAGCCTCTGAAGCAGTGGGCCCTGGAGGTGAGCCCCTTCCTCACGGTGCGGGCACGGCTGGCCTGCAGCATCTCCGTCCGCCCGCTGGACCCGCACGCCTTCCCGGAGGCTGACCGAGCCTACATCACGGTCCATGGCACAGACACCGAGCAGGAGGTCGGTCTGGATCACTTACACGTCCACTACGATGATCAGAGCAAAGAGCTGCTCATCTCAGCCGAGAAGGTTAACAGCAGCGTGTCGATTGATCTCACTGCACCTATAAAAAGTA ATCTCTTCATTGCCACGCAAGGGAAAGGCAACGTGCAAGTGAAGAAAATGGAGTGTGATATCTGCAAGGTGCAGACAGACGAGGGCAACTGTTTTCTGCACTCTGTCAAG AGTCACCAGGTTGAGGTCAAGTCCCATGGAGGACACATTACAGGTGCAGGCACTATCCATGGCAACGTGGACATCAGCACATGCAGAGACAGT GCAGTGAATGTCAAGAAGCTCCAGGGCACCAAAATGAATGTCTCAACAGAGGGCGGCCCCCTGAAGGTCAAAGCCATCTATGCCGAGTCCAGCTGTGTCTCCTCCTGTTCTGGCAGAATCGAACTGGGGCATGTACACG GTACTGCCACAGTGAAGAATGTGTCCGGAGATACAGTTATTG ATGGTTCAAATAGTTTCCTGAAGATTTCCTCTCACAGCGGAGGCATTGATGTCTATGTGGGAGATGGCGGCAGTGCCGAACTTCACACTCGGGAAG GAGCAGTGAGTGTGCGTGTCCCCTCCTTGGTGAAAGCTGGGGTGGAGCTCTGCGGAGCGTCGGTGGATATCAGCCCAGAGGTTGTTCTGcatggagaagaaaacaacacaactgaAGGCCAAACCACAGTTACTG GCTACATAAATGGGGAGTCTCCAGTGGAGCAGTGGGTTAAAGCTCGGGCAGACAGAGGCTCTGTCACACTGAAGACACAAAGCTGGTTTGAGTCCCTGAAGCTGGGGAGCTGA